The Niallia alba genome includes a window with the following:
- the yajC gene encoding preprotein translocase subunit YajC: protein MGQLASLLPFILMFVLFYFLLIRPQQKRQRAVRDMQSSLKKGDKIVTIGGMHATIDAIDEGTIVLKSKDGSRLTFDRNAIREVVESSAPVASTTLEKTE, encoded by the coding sequence ATGGGACAACTTGCAAGTTTACTACCGTTTATTTTAATGTTTGTATTATTCTATTTCTTGCTAATCCGTCCACAGCAAAAACGTCAAAGAGCTGTGCGTGATATGCAGAGTAGTCTGAAAAAAGGGGACAAGATTGTCACGATTGGCGGTATGCATGCCACAATCGATGCAATTGACGAAGGAACGATTGTATTAAAATCAAAAGACGGCTCACGTCTAACATTTGATCGTAATGCAATTCGTGAAGTAGTAGAGTCTTCTGCTCCAGTAGCTAGTACAACATTAGAAAAAACAGAATAA
- the tgt gene encoding tRNA guanosine(34) transglycosylase Tgt produces MTAIRYELIKTCKQTGARLGIVHTPHGSFETPAFMPVGTLATVKTMAPEDLKSMGANIILSNTYHLWLRPGHEIVKEAGGLHKFMNWDKAILTDSGGFQVFSLSDFRKIEEEGVHFRNHLNGDKLFLSPEKAMEIQNALGSDIMMAFDECPPYPAEYDYMKRSVERTSRWAERCLKAHNRPEDQGLFGIIQGGEYEELRKQSARDLVSLDFPGYAVGGLSVGEPKDVMNRVLEFTTPLMPDNKPRYLMGVGSPDSLIDGAIRGIDMFDCVLPTRIARNGTVMTSEGRLVVKNAKYARDFGPLDPECDCYTCKNYSRAYIRHLIRCDETFGIRLTSYHNLYFLLNLMENVRDAIKNDRLGDFKEEFFERYGFNKPNAKNF; encoded by the coding sequence TTGACAGCAATACGTTATGAATTAATAAAAACTTGTAAGCAAACAGGCGCAAGGTTGGGCATTGTACATACACCGCATGGATCTTTTGAGACACCAGCTTTTATGCCAGTGGGAACGTTAGCAACTGTAAAAACAATGGCTCCAGAAGATTTAAAATCTATGGGAGCAAACATCATTTTAAGTAATACTTATCATTTATGGTTAAGACCAGGTCATGAAATTGTAAAGGAAGCTGGCGGGCTTCATAAATTCATGAATTGGGATAAGGCGATACTCACGGATTCTGGTGGGTTTCAAGTCTTTAGTTTGAGTGACTTTCGAAAAATAGAAGAAGAAGGAGTACATTTTCGCAACCATTTAAATGGCGATAAATTATTCCTTTCTCCTGAAAAAGCAATGGAAATACAAAATGCTCTAGGCTCAGATATTATGATGGCGTTTGATGAGTGTCCTCCTTACCCAGCAGAATACGATTATATGAAGAGATCAGTGGAACGGACTTCTCGCTGGGCTGAACGTTGTCTAAAGGCGCATAATCGTCCTGAGGATCAAGGCTTATTCGGTATAATTCAAGGTGGAGAATATGAGGAACTTCGCAAACAAAGTGCAAGAGACTTAGTCTCATTAGATTTTCCTGGATATGCAGTGGGGGGATTATCGGTTGGAGAACCGAAGGATGTGATGAATCGTGTCCTTGAATTTACAACGCCATTAATGCCGGATAATAAGCCGCGTTATTTAATGGGTGTAGGGTCACCGGATTCATTAATTGATGGTGCTATTCGTGGTATTGATATGTTTGACTGTGTATTGCCAACCAGAATAGCAAGAAACGGAACGGTAATGACAAGTGAAGGTCGACTTGTTGTGAAAAACGCCAAATATGCCAGAGATTTTGGGCCTTTAGATCCAGAATGTGACTGCTATACTTGTAAAAATTATAGCCGTGCTTATATTCGTCACCTTATTCGATGTGACGAAACATTCGGAATAAGGCTTACATCTTACCATAATCTATATTTTCTGTTAAACTTAATGGAGAATGTCCGAGACGCAATCAAAAACGACCGTTTAGGAGATTTCAAAGAAGAGTTTTTCGAACGTTATGGATTTAATAAACCGAACGCTAAAAACTTTTAA
- a CDS encoding phosphotransferase has product MIYDFYHRGDDTFYYRLLSLLEKKIPAQILEINRIRNDVYLVKTKQFWIILKGYNSYQKLKIQETFTRAIKLEGFKQTYQFYVFDEEPLIIDKKVYGMIEYISPHKDSFTYNSKWNRREALQLLEQYYSVTERLVEIYKYILPAFDLMKKLEQRLEEFRMNRPIIECFLKKETVEEIIEWADTSFHYVKKNQDYLNTQSNVILHGDVAHHNFMRDVKNQLYLIDFDLISIGPRVGDYLQFANRIMPSIGWSMQQLQKMQGYAHYFKDDWFLMALMYPTDILREWNRLIRNKNDKNAVLLEQVYFLTTDQYQKRKKFYDKLRQIVGI; this is encoded by the coding sequence GTGATCTATGATTTTTATCACAGAGGGGACGATACTTTTTATTATCGTCTCCTTTCTTTATTAGAAAAAAAAATACCTGCGCAAATTTTAGAAATAAACAGAATCAGAAATGACGTTTATTTAGTAAAAACGAAGCAATTTTGGATTATTTTAAAAGGGTATAATAGTTATCAGAAACTAAAAATCCAAGAGACTTTTACAAGGGCAATAAAGCTAGAAGGCTTTAAACAGACGTATCAATTTTATGTATTCGATGAGGAACCACTTATCATCGATAAGAAAGTGTATGGAATGATTGAATACATTTCTCCACATAAAGATTCCTTTACATATAATAGTAAATGGAATAGAAGGGAAGCACTCCAATTATTAGAGCAATATTATTCAGTAACAGAACGACTTGTTGAAATATATAAGTATATTTTACCTGCGTTCGATTTAATGAAAAAATTGGAACAAAGATTAGAAGAATTTCGAATGAATAGACCAATAATTGAGTGTTTTTTAAAAAAAGAAACCGTAGAGGAAATTATCGAATGGGCTGATACATCTTTTCATTATGTGAAAAAAAATCAAGATTATTTAAACACACAATCAAACGTTATATTACATGGGGATGTTGCCCATCATAATTTCATGCGAGATGTAAAAAATCAATTATATTTAATTGATTTTGATTTAATTAGTATTGGTCCAAGAGTAGGAGATTATTTGCAGTTTGCAAATCGGATTATGCCTAGTATAGGCTGGTCCATGCAGCAACTACAAAAAATGCAAGGATATGCTCATTACTTCAAGGATGATTGGTTTTTAATGGCTTTAATGTATCCAACAGACATCCTAAGGGAATGGAATAGATTAATCAGAAATAAAAATGATAAAAATGCTGTTTTATTGGAACAAGTATATTTTTTAACAACTGACCAGTATCAAAAAAGGAAAAAGTTTTACGATAAACTTCGCCAAATCGTAGGGATTTAA
- a CDS encoding TIGR04086 family membrane protein, producing the protein MEESKHVGSAVLYGLIAIFIMLITSSLFFSLLLRFTSVQESSLQYIITAVSFITLFAGGFISGGKGKEKGWFLGGVTGIIYSIIIFLFSFLGSDQLFSMEQTIYHVCYTLICMMGGILGVNLAKNN; encoded by the coding sequence ATCGAAGAGAGTAAACATGTTGGCAGTGCTGTTTTATACGGTCTAATTGCCATTTTCATTATGTTAATAACTAGCAGTTTGTTCTTTTCCCTATTATTAAGATTTACGTCAGTTCAAGAATCGTCTCTGCAATATATTATTACAGCCGTATCCTTTATCACTTTATTTGCAGGTGGTTTTATTTCTGGGGGAAAAGGGAAAGAAAAAGGTTGGTTTTTAGGCGGGGTTACTGGGATAATCTACTCCATTATCATTTTTTTGTTTTCCTTTTTGGGATCTGACCAACTATTTTCGATGGAGCAAACAATTTATCATGTTTGTTATACCCTTATTTGTATGATGGGTGGAATATTAGGAGTAAATCTTGCAAAAAATAATTAG
- a CDS encoding YhcN/YlaJ family sporulation lipoprotein: MARLYSYDSPLTVEDKREQSFALDLNKGENTVRKNKLVAPVLLTLTFGLTGCGVNEDQTADQNRVNNARPIGYYSNEQHEVNNGNRYTTDNDGPITEIMDHTYGDEGYRNDVNVRNVNNRNNVNVRNVNDRNVNRDNINRNDRDERVSYDTKLAQKVSNTVAKIDNVKNARSIVYGDNVLVALEVENTKNVDKTKANVKDKLNDSLNGRDISVVTDRGIFTSIEDINRSIRNGQPQQTITNNIENIFRDLNPTRDNR; encoded by the coding sequence ATGGCGAGACTTTACAGTTATGATTCTCCCCTAACAGTAGAAGATAAAAGAGAGCAAAGTTTTGCTCTAGATTTAAATAAAGGGGAGAATACTGTGCGTAAAAATAAATTAGTCGCTCCAGTTCTTTTGACGTTAACTTTTGGATTAACAGGCTGTGGTGTAAACGAGGATCAAACTGCAGATCAAAATCGTGTGAATAATGCTAGACCGATTGGATATTACTCAAATGAACAACATGAAGTAAATAATGGTAATAGATATACAACAGATAACGATGGTCCTATTACCGAAATAATGGACCATACCTATGGGGATGAAGGATATCGAAATGATGTAAATGTTCGTAACGTTAACAACAGAAACAACGTAAACGTTCGAAATGTAAACGATAGAAATGTTAATCGTGATAATATCAATAGAAATGATCGAGATGAACGCGTTTCTTATGATACGAAACTAGCTCAAAAAGTATCTAATACGGTTGCTAAAATAGATAATGTTAAAAATGCACGTTCAATCGTTTATGGAGACAATGTATTAGTTGCACTTGAAGTAGAAAATACAAAGAATGTAGATAAAACAAAAGCGAATGTAAAAGATAAACTAAATGATTCTCTAAATGGAAGAGATATTTCAGTTGTAACAGATAGAGGAATTTTCACAAGTATTGAGGATATCAATCGTTCGATTCGAAATGGTCAGCCACAGCAAACGATTACCAACAATATTGAAAATATTTTCCGTGATTTGAACCCAACAAGAGATAATAGATAA
- the ruvA gene encoding Holliday junction branch migration protein RuvA, which yields MYEYIKGNIEFVGPEYIVVENNEIGYQIKTPNPFSFSPFSGSKITVYTYHYVREDNISLYGFRSPDEKALFTKLLNVSGIGPKGALAILASGEPSQVISAIEAEDEAFLVKFPGVGKKTARQMILDLKGKLADFMPDFSPDLFTVEKHVAKAESDSAMDEAILALTALGYSEKEVKKIIPHLKKEQLTTDGYIKLALKLLLKR from the coding sequence TTGTACGAATATATAAAAGGAAATATAGAGTTTGTTGGCCCAGAATACATCGTGGTCGAAAATAATGAAATTGGTTATCAGATTAAAACCCCTAATCCATTTTCATTTTCTCCGTTTTCAGGAAGTAAGATTACTGTTTATACATATCATTATGTGAGAGAAGATAATATTAGCTTATATGGTTTTCGTTCTCCAGATGAAAAAGCATTATTTACAAAACTTCTAAATGTTTCTGGAATTGGTCCAAAGGGAGCGTTGGCTATTCTCGCATCTGGAGAACCTAGTCAAGTTATATCTGCAATAGAAGCAGAGGATGAAGCATTTCTAGTGAAGTTTCCAGGAGTTGGGAAGAAAACAGCAAGACAAATGATTTTGGATTTAAAAGGCAAGTTAGCAGATTTTATGCCAGATTTCTCTCCAGATTTATTTACAGTAGAGAAGCATGTGGCTAAAGCAGAAAGTGATTCAGCGATGGATGAGGCGATTCTTGCTTTAACTGCACTTGGATATTCAGAAAAAGAGGTTAAGAAAATTATTCCGCATTTGAAAAAGGAACAATTGACAACAGATGGTTATATTAAGCTGGCATTAAAGCTTCTTTTAAAAAGGTAA
- a CDS encoding NAD-dependent epimerase/dehydratase family protein has product MRVLITGGQENEMKYALMEELKNKKIHYITAEHQRENNVCSSLGNSDFYTFSNSRELVELLMMQQINCVIHLSNKTITSNSMKDSFDQSEENIACTVEVLEACVQAKVNKIIFPSSIAVYGDITGNITEEMTLQPVLFEGLSKKIEEKYIQTYHTLYNLSYTILRFPIVYGQPSIHNQNEGMMEATIKKVLENRPPIIFDDDGQKKHLLYISDAIEAIISSIYKGENEIFNICPEEKFSMKEVVAIIQSAIKDDTFYAMEEGEKNRISARKAQLQLGWHCKVSVAQGIRFVIEDIKHNEGQTNQTLK; this is encoded by the coding sequence GTGAGAGTGTTAATCACAGGTGGACAAGAGAATGAAATGAAATATGCTCTAATGGAGGAACTTAAAAATAAAAAGATTCATTATATAACTGCTGAACACCAGAGGGAAAATAACGTATGTTCATCTCTTGGAAATAGTGATTTCTACACTTTCTCCAACTCTAGGGAATTAGTGGAATTGTTGATGATGCAGCAAATTAATTGTGTGATTCATCTATCCAATAAAACAATTACTTCAAACAGTATGAAAGATTCTTTTGATCAATCCGAAGAAAATATAGCTTGTACGGTTGAAGTGCTTGAAGCATGTGTGCAAGCAAAGGTAAATAAAATCATTTTTCCATCCAGCATTGCCGTTTATGGAGATATAACAGGAAATATAACAGAAGAGATGACGTTACAACCGGTTCTTTTTGAAGGGCTTTCGAAGAAGATTGAGGAGAAATATATTCAAACATACCATACACTTTATAATCTTTCTTACACAATTTTAAGATTTCCCATTGTTTATGGACAACCTTCTATACATAATCAGAACGAAGGGATGATGGAAGCAACGATTAAAAAGGTTTTAGAAAATCGTCCCCCTATTATATTTGATGACGATGGGCAGAAAAAACATTTGCTGTACATTAGTGATGCAATCGAAGCGATTATTTCCAGTATATATAAGGGGGAAAATGAAATATTTAATATTTGTCCTGAAGAAAAGTTTTCTATGAAGGAAGTTGTTGCAATCATTCAATCTGCCATAAAAGATGATACCTTTTATGCCATGGAAGAAGGAGAGAAAAACAGAATTTCAGCAAGAAAGGCACAATTGCAATTGGGATGGCATTGTAAAGTTTCCGTTGCACAAGGAATTCGTTTCGTTATAGAAGATATTAAACATAATGAGGGACAGACGAATCAAACATTAAAATAA
- the queA gene encoding tRNA preQ1(34) S-adenosylmethionine ribosyltransferase-isomerase QueA, translated as MKVDLFDFHLPEELIAQTPLEDRTSSRLMIVNKVTGELQHRKFKDIYEYINPGDCLVLNDTRVLPARLHGEKEDTGAHIEVLLLKQQENDKWETLVKPAKRVKEGTIITFGEGKLKAVCVKELEHGGRILDFQYEGIFYEILDQLGEMPLPPYIKEKLDDQDRYQTVYAKERGSAAAPTAGLHFTTELLDALKEKGVHILFITLHVGLGTFRPVNVEDVDKHEMHAEFYQLNQETAALLNKVRAQGGRILSVGTTSTRTLETIATANNGEFVESSGWTSIFIYPGYEFKGIDGMITNFHLPKSTLIMLVSALAGRENVLHAYETAVKERYRFFSFGDAMFIQ; from the coding sequence ATGAAAGTAGATTTATTTGATTTTCATTTACCAGAAGAATTAATTGCACAGACTCCTTTAGAGGATCGCACAAGTAGTCGATTAATGATAGTAAATAAAGTGACTGGTGAATTACAGCATCGCAAATTTAAAGATATATATGAGTATATTAATCCTGGTGATTGTCTAGTACTGAATGATACTAGGGTATTGCCAGCAAGATTGCATGGAGAAAAAGAGGATACAGGAGCACATATTGAGGTTCTTTTGCTGAAACAGCAAGAGAATGATAAATGGGAAACGCTTGTCAAGCCTGCGAAAAGAGTCAAAGAAGGAACCATTATTACCTTTGGAGAAGGAAAGTTAAAAGCAGTTTGTGTGAAAGAATTAGAGCACGGTGGTCGTATTCTTGATTTTCAGTACGAAGGCATTTTTTATGAAATCTTGGATCAACTTGGCGAGATGCCATTGCCACCTTATATTAAGGAAAAGCTTGATGATCAAGATCGTTATCAAACTGTTTATGCAAAAGAACGAGGTTCTGCAGCAGCACCAACAGCTGGTCTACATTTTACTACTGAATTGTTAGATGCCCTGAAAGAAAAAGGAGTGCATATTTTATTTATTACTTTGCATGTTGGTCTGGGCACCTTCCGACCAGTTAATGTCGAGGACGTAGATAAACATGAAATGCATGCTGAGTTTTATCAGCTAAATCAAGAAACGGCTGCGTTATTAAATAAAGTGAGAGCACAAGGCGGTCGAATTCTTTCTGTAGGCACAACTTCTACGAGAACACTTGAAACAATTGCAACAGCAAATAATGGAGAATTTGTAGAAAGTAGCGGATGGACGAGTATTTTTATTTATCCTGGCTATGAATTTAAAGGGATTGATGGGATGATTACGAATTTCCATTTACCGAAATCAACATTAATTATGTTAGTAAGCGCCCTAGCGGGAAGAGAAAATGTTCTTCATGCTTACGAGACAGCAGTGAAAGAAAGATATCGCTTCTTTAGCTTTGGAGATGCGATGTTTATCCAATAA
- a CDS encoding BofC C-terminal domain-containing protein, with product MKTRFLLFSTVLLVSILVVFLSNGQVYGKSGSDVSQNENPKKLEVVLKRIYLDGEVSEETVEETVWSMEDFWSKYDKWQLVDMGSKELVFKQEVDDISPLLKANGYFGINEEGILTIYNGKPAKENIIQSFFQIDLKKLESKQQEDLQKGIPIKSRDRYVKVLETFKNLTTIETSN from the coding sequence ATGAAAACCAGATTCCTTTTATTTTCAACTGTTCTTCTTGTTAGTATACTTGTTGTCTTTTTATCCAACGGGCAAGTTTATGGAAAGAGTGGAAGCGACGTCTCTCAAAATGAAAATCCTAAAAAATTGGAAGTGGTATTGAAAAGGATTTATTTAGATGGAGAAGTGAGTGAAGAAACAGTGGAAGAAACAGTGTGGTCGATGGAAGATTTCTGGTCAAAGTATGATAAATGGCAACTAGTAGATATGGGGAGTAAGGAACTTGTTTTTAAACAAGAGGTTGATGACATATCTCCGTTGTTAAAAGCAAATGGTTATTTTGGAATTAATGAAGAGGGGATCTTAACCATTTATAATGGAAAACCAGCTAAGGAGAATATAATTCAGTCGTTTTTCCAAATTGATCTGAAAAAACTGGAATCGAAACAGCAGGAAGATTTACAAAAGGGGATTCCAATTAAATCAAGAGATCGTTATGTAAAGGTACTTGAAACCTTTAAAAACTTAACAACAATTGAAACTTCTAATTAA
- a CDS encoding IS4 family transposase has protein sequence MDKFTRKTSFEQWFSPISSTKLEELVETHQLNYYTKKLHIASFLKLLLFAQLNETESLRAVSDTLFSDDLQKATNLESISFSQLGRRLNQVPTEVFQQVFLDLVAQIHEKTDFDKRRKMTTPLKIIDSSTLPLNLNNHKWAKFRKTKSGIKLHLRLVYLEKGCSYPDKAVLTNAIEHDRGQLEVLVDDKECMYVFDRGYLDYERFDRMTDDGYFFVSRLRKNAVTHQIEEFDLPKDSTVLSDEMISLGTAQSRAGNEFRQLKVLDSKGNELHLITNRFDLSADEIAELYKSRWAIELFFKWMKQHLNIKKFYGQSEQAVHNQVYIAMIVYCLHVLAQLSTNSSRTYLQISRWLKAAPWKPARIWIRKIAGRAVP, from the coding sequence ATGGATAAGTTTACACGAAAAACATCATTTGAACAATGGTTTTCACCGATTTCCTCCACAAAACTTGAAGAATTGGTTGAAACCCATCAATTAAATTACTATACAAAGAAGCTACACATCGCTTCATTCCTGAAATTACTGCTGTTTGCGCAGCTGAATGAAACCGAAAGTCTGCGTGCTGTCAGTGATACATTGTTTTCAGACGACCTACAAAAAGCAACGAATTTGGAATCGATTAGCTTTTCACAATTAGGACGTCGATTAAATCAAGTACCGACAGAGGTGTTCCAGCAGGTGTTTCTAGATTTAGTCGCGCAAATTCATGAGAAAACGGATTTTGATAAGCGACGTAAAATGACAACACCACTGAAAATCATCGACTCGAGTACGTTGCCACTGAATTTGAACAATCATAAATGGGCTAAGTTCCGCAAAACAAAGTCAGGCATTAAGCTTCATTTACGTCTTGTTTACTTAGAAAAGGGTTGTTCCTATCCAGACAAAGCGGTGTTAACGAATGCGATCGAACATGATCGAGGTCAGCTAGAAGTACTCGTTGACGACAAAGAGTGCATGTACGTCTTTGACCGTGGCTACTTGGATTACGAGCGATTCGACCGCATGACCGACGATGGTTACTTCTTCGTTTCACGCTTGCGGAAAAACGCTGTAACTCATCAAATCGAGGAATTTGATCTTCCAAAAGATTCAACCGTTTTATCAGATGAAATGATTTCCTTGGGCACAGCACAAAGTCGAGCAGGTAATGAATTCAGACAATTGAAAGTGTTGGATTCAAAAGGAAATGAGTTACACCTCATAACGAATCGCTTCGACTTGAGTGCAGATGAAATCGCTGAATTGTATAAATCACGCTGGGCAATCGAGCTGTTTTTCAAGTGGATGAAGCAACATTTAAACATCAAAAAGTTCTACGGACAAAGCGAACAAGCTGTGCATAATCAAGTGTACATCGCGATGATCGTCTACTGTTTACATGTACTGGCTCAGCTGAGTACAAATAGTTCACGGACGTACTTACAAATCAGTCGGTGGCTAAAAGCAGCACCCTGGAAACCAGCACGTATTTGGATTCGAAAAATAGCAGGAAGAGCTGTCCCGTAA
- the ruvB gene encoding Holliday junction branch migration DNA helicase RuvB: MDDRIISGEADTQDLSFEKSLRPIQLQEYIGQDKVKENLKVFIEAAKYREEALDHVLLYGPPGLGKTTLATIIANEMGVNIRTTAGPAIERPGDLAAILTALEPGDVLFIDEIHRLPRAIEEVLYPAMEDYCLDIVIGKGPSARSVRLDLPPFTLVGATTRAGSVSAPLRDRFGVLSRLEYYEIEQLKDIVSRTAEVLQIGIEDLAAWEIARRSRGTPRIANRLLRRVRDFAQVKGDGVITKELADDSLELLQVDRLGLDHIDHKLLLGMIHKFKGGPVGLETIAATIGEESHTIEDVYEPYLLQIGFLQRTPRGRIVTHLVYEHLHIKPD, encoded by the coding sequence ATGGATGATCGAATTATTTCAGGTGAAGCAGATACTCAAGACTTATCATTTGAAAAAAGTCTACGGCCAATTCAATTACAAGAGTATATTGGTCAAGACAAAGTAAAAGAAAATTTAAAAGTATTTATTGAAGCGGCTAAATATAGAGAAGAAGCCCTTGATCATGTATTATTATATGGCCCGCCTGGTTTGGGTAAAACAACACTTGCAACAATTATTGCGAATGAAATGGGAGTTAACATTCGAACAACTGCCGGACCAGCAATCGAAAGGCCAGGCGATTTAGCTGCAATTCTAACTGCTTTAGAGCCAGGAGATGTGTTGTTTATTGATGAAATTCATCGATTGCCACGAGCAATAGAAGAGGTTTTATATCCAGCAATGGAAGATTATTGCTTAGATATTGTAATTGGTAAAGGGCCAAGTGCTCGTTCGGTTCGGCTAGATTTGCCTCCATTCACTCTTGTTGGAGCAACAACTAGGGCCGGCTCAGTTTCTGCACCACTAAGAGATCGGTTTGGCGTTTTATCAAGATTAGAATATTATGAGATAGAACAATTAAAGGACATTGTTTCACGAACAGCAGAAGTTCTTCAAATTGGGATAGAGGATCTTGCTGCATGGGAAATTGCTAGAAGATCAAGGGGGACACCTCGAATTGCTAATCGTCTTTTACGAAGAGTGCGAGATTTTGCACAAGTAAAGGGGGATGGAGTGATTACCAAAGAGTTGGCGGATGATTCCCTAGAACTTCTGCAAGTAGACCGTTTAGGGTTGGATCATATTGACCATAAATTATTACTAGGGATGATTCATAAATTTAAAGGTGGTCCAGTCGGACTAGAAACAATTGCTGCAACAATTGGAGAAGAATCACATACGATTGAAGATGTGTATGAACCATATTTGCTTCAGATTGGTTTCTTGCAACGAACTCCTAGAGGGAGAATTGTTACCCACCTTGTTTATGAGCATTTACATATAAAGCCTGATTAA
- a CDS encoding DUF2905 domain-containing protein: MNEISKYIMIIGGIVFLIGLIMQFVPIGKLPGDIMIKKEHSTFYFPITTCIVISIVLSLVFYLIGKFR; this comes from the coding sequence ATGAATGAAATTTCTAAATATATCATGATCATCGGAGGAATTGTATTTTTAATCGGACTAATCATGCAATTTGTTCCAATTGGCAAACTTCCAGGTGACATTATGATAAAAAAAGAACATTCGACTTTTTATTTTCCTATTACAACTTGTATTGTAATTAGTATCGTTTTATCGTTGGTATTTTATTTAATAGGGAAATTTCGCTAA